Proteins co-encoded in one Chitinophagales bacterium genomic window:
- a CDS encoding MFS transporter has protein sequence MNKPSWFNRLFINSNVFNLFTGQTISQSGDSIFEIALLWMLLELTGSNAATGLIAMSGYLPSLLFGLFSGALVDRFDKRRIMLLADVARAVLVACIPILYYVGGLNGLILGLFTFAIASFNTLFNPARDALVGRIVHSDKQLQANSLIHTSWQYALFVGPAIAGFLLLFVNEVQLFLVDALTFLLSFYFIYRLNEHRGVEALRHTEREIELRDTETQRFLGVEHESSETSETQNAKLWQQLETLPMEHAEEVGTVEAKQTKSRRKDIEVVIRESLQDMREGLAYVKGDKRLLALVLMTISNNFFLMGPAVIGAPIFVREILKKGVESYAFVQIAYGIGMVLGTLLLNYYSRFFRKSSILLWGIALDGITFLPLLWVTTFEGMFLTLVIHCLAIPMIIVTRPTIILQLVPSEMQGRVFSMIGVSVQGITAVSIALTGIAAATVPINVIYAVIAVAAAMTALIGASVKELREL, from the coding sequence ATGAACAAACCTTCTTGGTTCAACCGCCTCTTCATCAATAGCAATGTTTTCAACCTTTTTACTGGTCAAACCATCTCGCAGTCAGGGGATTCTATTTTTGAAATCGCATTGTTGTGGATGTTATTAGAGTTGACAGGCTCGAATGCTGCAACTGGTTTGATAGCGATGTCGGGATATTTACCGAGTTTGTTGTTCGGTCTGTTCAGTGGGGCATTGGTAGATAGGTTTGACAAGCGACGGATTATGTTGTTGGCAGATGTAGCGAGGGCAGTTTTGGTGGCATGTATCCCAATCTTGTATTATGTGGGTGGTTTGAATGGTTTGATTTTGGGGCTATTTACTTTTGCTATTGCTTCTTTCAATACCTTGTTCAACCCTGCTCGGGATGCTTTGGTGGGGAGAATCGTACATTCTGACAAACAACTTCAAGCCAATTCTTTGATTCACACTTCTTGGCAGTATGCACTGTTTGTAGGGCCAGCTATTGCAGGTTTTTTGCTGTTGTTTGTGAATGAGGTACAGTTGTTTTTGGTGGATGCTTTGACGTTTTTGTTGTCGTTTTATTTTATTTATCGGTTGAATGAACACAGAGGTGTGGAGGCACTGAGGCACACTGAGCGTGAAATTGAACTCAGAGACACAGAGACGCAGAGGTTTTTGGGAGTTGAACACGAAAGCTCGGAAACCTCGGAGACGCAGAATGCAAAACTTTGGCAACAGTTGGAAACTTTGCCAATGGAACATGCCGAAGAAGTCGGTACAGTTGAAGCGAAGCAAACAAAAAGTAGGAGGAAAGATATTGAAGTGGTGATTCGAGAGAGTTTACAGGATATGCGTGAAGGTTTGGCGTATGTGAAGGGGGATAAACGTTTGCTGGCTTTGGTGTTGATGACGATTTCCAATAATTTTTTTCTGATGGGACCTGCGGTGATTGGTGCGCCGATTTTTGTGCGGGAGATATTGAAGAAGGGAGTAGAAAGTTATGCTTTTGTGCAGATTGCGTATGGGATTGGGATGGTCTTGGGAACGTTGTTATTAAACTATTACAGCCGATTTTTTCGCAAAAGTTCGATTCTTTTGTGGGGTATTGCTTTGGATGGGATTACCTTTTTGCCTTTGTTGTGGGTGACGACTTTTGAAGGGATGTTTTTGACTTTGGTGATTCACTGTTTGGCGATTCCGATGATTATTGTGACCCGACCCACGATTATTTTGCAGCTTGTGCCGAGCGAAATGCAGGGGCGGGTTTTTAGTATGATTGGGGTCAGCGTGCAGGGAATTACCGCTGTTTCGATTGCGCTGACAGGCATTGCGGCTGCTACTGTTCCGATTAATGTGATTTATGCAGTTATTGCGGTGGCTGCTGCAATGACGGCTTTGATTGGGGCGAGTGTGAAGGAATTGAGGGAGTTGTGA
- a CDS encoding alpha-ketoglutarate-dependent dioxygenase AlkB, with the protein MNTLFETIRLNTNYLVFTSEKPVSNFVLDDATFLKIWDLHPEEYHIVKIHGKEIPTPRWQQAYGKNYRYTGSKNNALPIPDILKVFLEWSQENIDERLNGLLLNWYDGLKNHYIGAHRDSTKDLQEGSPIVTISLGEERVFRMRPYKNKGFKDIEIRNGNVIVVPWNTNQHWTHEVPHFKKYSGKRISITLRAYSE; encoded by the coding sequence ATGAATACACTATTTGAAACTATACGGTTAAATACAAATTATTTGGTTTTTACATCTGAAAAACCTGTCTCTAATTTTGTATTAGATGATGCTACCTTTCTGAAAATATGGGATTTGCATCCCGAAGAATACCATATTGTAAAAATTCACGGCAAAGAAATTCCTACGCCAAGATGGCAGCAAGCCTATGGAAAAAATTACCGCTATACGGGTTCTAAAAACAATGCACTCCCTATTCCAGACATACTAAAAGTTTTTTTGGAGTGGTCACAAGAAAATATTGATGAAAGATTGAACGGGCTTTTGTTGAACTGGTATGATGGCTTGAAAAATCACTACATTGGAGCGCATCGAGATAGCACAAAAGATTTACAAGAGGGGAGTCCAATTGTTACGATTTCTCTTGGAGAAGAACGGGTTTTCAGAATGAGACCTTACAAAAACAAGGGTTTCAAGGATATAGAAATACGGAATGGAAATGTGATTGTTGTGCCGTGGAATACGAACCAACATTGGACACACGAAGTACCTCACTTCAAAAAATACAGTGGCAAGAGAATTTCGATTACTTTAAGAGCCTATTCAGAATGA
- the pepT gene encoding peptidase T, protein MKTELQTNSMQAYQHTAKNRFLKYVQIDTQSDPDSPTCPSTAKQKNLGKVLVEELQEMGIDDAHLDEHGYVYATIHSNTDKDVPVLCFCSHMDTSPDCSGENVKPIVHERYDGSDIVLPDDTDQILTLQNHPKLKSQIGNDVITASGTTLLGADNKAGLAAIMSAANILVNHPEIKHGKVRILFTPDEEIGRGANKADMKKLGADFGYTIDGESAGTLECETFSADGVVIHIEGKSAHPGFAKGNMESAIKIAGEIIALLPKNRLSPESTEEKEGFVHPTDIVGMVESATLKFIVRDFDTEKLKQHEAELEDIVKTVMKNYPESSYRFEVTEQYRNMKEILDQYPQVAEYALEAIRRTGLKPVQKSIRGGTDGSRFSFMGLPCPNIFAGEHAFHSKHEWVSVQDMEKSAETILQLCQIWEERA, encoded by the coding sequence ATGAAAACAGAGCTTCAAACAAATTCAATGCAAGCCTATCAACATACTGCAAAGAATCGTTTTTTGAAATACGTACAAATAGACACCCAATCTGATCCAGATTCTCCCACTTGTCCTTCAACGGCAAAACAGAAAAACCTCGGTAAAGTATTGGTCGAAGAACTGCAAGAGATGGGCATTGACGATGCACATTTGGACGAACATGGTTATGTATATGCTACGATTCACAGCAATACGGACAAAGATGTGCCTGTTTTGTGTTTTTGCTCTCACATGGACACCTCTCCTGATTGCAGTGGCGAAAATGTGAAACCCATCGTACATGAAAGATATGATGGTTCGGACATTGTTTTACCCGATGATACGGATCAAATTCTCACCCTTCAAAACCATCCCAAACTGAAATCTCAAATCGGCAACGATGTCATCACGGCAAGTGGAACTACTTTGTTAGGAGCAGACAATAAGGCGGGTTTGGCAGCGATTATGAGTGCTGCAAATATTTTGGTGAATCACCCCGAAATCAAACACGGCAAAGTTCGCATTTTGTTTACGCCTGATGAAGAAATTGGTCGAGGCGCAAACAAGGCGGACATGAAAAAACTGGGCGCAGATTTTGGCTATACGATTGATGGTGAATCTGCTGGTACTTTGGAGTGTGAAACATTTTCGGCGGATGGTGTGGTCATTCACATTGAAGGAAAAAGCGCACATCCTGGTTTTGCGAAAGGCAATATGGAAAGTGCTATCAAGATTGCTGGTGAAATCATCGCTCTTTTACCCAAAAATCGCCTTTCTCCTGAATCTACTGAGGAAAAAGAAGGTTTTGTGCATCCAACCGATATTGTAGGTATGGTGGAGTCGGCGACTTTGAAGTTTATTGTTCGAGATTTTGACACAGAAAAATTGAAGCAACATGAAGCGGAACTGGAGGATATAGTCAAAACTGTGATGAAAAATTACCCCGAATCGAGCTATCGTTTTGAAGTCACCGAACAATACCGCAACATGAAGGAGATTTTAGACCAATATCCACAAGTGGCTGAATATGCTTTGGAAGCTATCCGAAGAACGGGTTTGAAGCCTGTCCAAAAAAGCATAAGAGGCGGTACAGACGGTTCTCGTTTTTCGTTTATGGGCTTGCCTTGCCCCAATATTTTTGCAGGAGAACACGCTTTTCATTCTAAGCACGAATGGGTTTCGGTGCAGGATATGGAGAAGTCTGCGGAGACGATTTTGCAGCTTTGTCAGATTTGGGAGGAGAGGGCTTGA
- a CDS encoding TonB-dependent receptor, producing MQNLFYKNLRTLLVAILLLSPFLLFAQQGTVSGTVSDENGSLPSATVVVKGTTIGTTTDLDGRYSLRLEPGSYVLVASYVGFSSQENSITIQTDRSITTNFTLSVGIQMDELIVTGTRTANRTNTDAPVPVDVINVGKLSVAAPQTTLNQLLHTSAPSFSSNTQTISDGTDHIDPAALRGLGPDQVLVLLNGKRRHTSSLVNVNGTFGRGNVGTDLNAIPASAVKTIEVLRDGAAAQYGSDAIAGVINIRMKDDVNKLSLNLTTGANFTSEIGAFEGELKDQDGEVVNLGLNYGLPVGEQGGFINFTGEFEYRGATNRMKEFSGGIFNGLNSVERIARAAGQDVSQLSMQQLQDYSQNVSYFSSDLKSQIANAPDLATVQGLLGADFTTEELAARGQVRSDYNMRIGQSQLRGGKFFANMAVPLGENMEFYSFGGIGYRQGTSGCFYRLPNQDRTTTAIYPNGTVPKINSNINDKSIAAGIKGMIGDWNIDFSNTYGQNSFLYYITDTHNATMGASSPTEFNAGGHTFTQNTANFDVAQYFDSMEGMKGINVAFGTEFRFENFKVIPGTESSFGNYDINGNLVTPTTPSSLFSKDLLGRNRPSGSQCFAGFLPTNEVDANRSSVGTYLDTEFEFSDAFLVNAALRFENYSDFGSTFNYKLAARYKVGDNLAIRGAHSTGFRAPSLHQIHFSRTSTIFRLVDGVSVAQEEGTFANTSRAAKLLGIPQLKEETSQNFSLGFTLKVPDANLRLTVDAYQVNIEDRVILTGTFSAGGDEELQSIFEQAGATGANFFANAIDTKSQGLDIVVSHRTALGNGSLTNDLAGTFSKTEWDQDAGINASDLLREKGLVNTYFNQESRIYLEQAVPRTKLTLSNTLTMDQWTFYLRNTYFGETTEATTANIFDADLNLTDDSINPYYGGKVVTDLSVGYSFSDDLSLTIGANNLLDVYPDESDPAFQSDGRFIYTRRSPQFSTNGRHIFARVLFTLQ from the coding sequence GGAACAGTAAGCGGGACAGTATCAGACGAAAATGGTTCATTACCTTCTGCAACGGTTGTTGTAAAAGGCACAACTATCGGTACAACAACAGACTTAGATGGAAGGTATTCATTGCGTTTAGAACCAGGTAGTTATGTCTTAGTTGCAAGTTATGTTGGATTTAGCTCACAGGAAAACTCCATCACCATTCAGACTGATAGGTCTATCACTACTAACTTTACACTTTCAGTAGGTATCCAAATGGACGAGTTGATTGTAACAGGTACTCGTACAGCGAATCGAACCAATACCGATGCCCCTGTTCCTGTGGATGTTATCAACGTCGGCAAACTGAGTGTGGCAGCTCCTCAAACAACTTTGAATCAATTGCTGCACACATCAGCGCCCTCCTTTTCGTCCAATACCCAAACAATTTCGGATGGTACAGACCACATTGATCCCGCCGCTTTGCGTGGTTTAGGGCCTGATCAGGTGTTGGTATTGTTGAATGGTAAAAGACGACATACTTCTTCTTTGGTAAACGTGAACGGTACATTTGGTAGAGGTAATGTAGGTACGGATTTGAATGCTATCCCTGCTTCTGCCGTAAAAACCATTGAAGTGCTAAGAGATGGTGCCGCAGCTCAGTATGGTTCAGATGCCATTGCAGGAGTCATCAACATCCGTATGAAAGACGATGTGAACAAATTGAGTCTCAACCTTACAACAGGTGCTAATTTTACCAGCGAAATTGGTGCTTTTGAAGGAGAACTAAAAGATCAAGATGGCGAAGTCGTCAATTTGGGCTTGAACTATGGTTTACCAGTTGGCGAACAAGGTGGTTTTATCAATTTCACAGGCGAATTTGAATACAGAGGAGCAACCAATCGAATGAAAGAATTTTCGGGCGGTATCTTCAATGGCTTAAATAGTGTGGAAAGAATCGCAAGAGCGGCAGGACAAGATGTAAGTCAATTGTCTATGCAGCAGTTGCAAGACTACTCTCAAAATGTTAGCTATTTTTCATCTGATTTGAAGAGTCAAATTGCCAATGCGCCTGATTTGGCAACTGTACAAGGTTTGTTAGGTGCAGACTTCACCACCGAAGAATTAGCTGCAAGAGGTCAAGTCAGAAGCGACTACAATATGCGTATCGGACAATCTCAACTTAGAGGCGGTAAATTCTTCGCAAATATGGCAGTTCCATTGGGCGAAAATATGGAGTTTTATAGCTTTGGAGGCATTGGCTACCGACAAGGTACTTCAGGATGTTTCTACCGATTGCCGAATCAAGATCGTACGACAACAGCCATTTATCCAAATGGTACAGTACCTAAAATCAATTCCAATATAAATGACAAATCTATTGCAGCGGGCATCAAAGGTATGATTGGTGATTGGAACATTGACTTTAGCAATACATACGGTCAAAACAGTTTCCTCTATTATATAACCGATACTCACAATGCAACAATGGGGGCTTCTTCTCCTACCGAATTCAATGCGGGAGGACACACATTTACCCAAAATACAGCTAACTTCGATGTTGCTCAATATTTTGACAGCATGGAAGGGATGAAAGGAATCAACGTAGCATTTGGTACAGAATTCCGATTTGAAAACTTCAAAGTCATTCCTGGAACCGAATCTTCATTTGGAAATTACGACATCAACGGTAATTTGGTGACTCCAACTACACCAAGCTCTTTGTTCTCAAAAGACCTTCTGGGCAGAAATCGTCCTTCAGGTTCGCAGTGTTTTGCAGGCTTCTTACCAACCAACGAAGTGGATGCCAACCGTTCAAGTGTGGGAACTTATCTAGATACAGAATTTGAATTTTCTGATGCTTTCTTGGTGAATGCAGCACTTAGATTTGAAAACTATTCTGACTTTGGTTCTACCTTCAATTACAAATTGGCGGCACGCTACAAAGTAGGCGACAACTTAGCCATTAGAGGAGCGCATAGTACAGGTTTCCGTGCACCTTCTTTGCACCAAATTCACTTTAGCCGTACTTCTACCATTTTTAGATTGGTGGATGGCGTATCGGTAGCACAAGAAGAAGGAACTTTTGCGAATACTTCAAGGGCTGCAAAATTGTTGGGTATTCCTCAATTGAAGGAAGAAACTTCTCAAAATTTCAGTTTGGGTTTCACACTTAAAGTTCCAGATGCCAACTTGCGTTTGACGGTTGATGCTTACCAAGTAAACATTGAAGACCGTGTGATTTTGACAGGTACTTTCAGTGCAGGTGGCGACGAAGAATTGCAGTCAATTTTTGAGCAAGCAGGTGCAACGGGTGCTAACTTCTTTGCCAATGCGATTGACACCAAATCACAGGGTTTAGACATTGTGGTTTCACACAGAACCGCTTTGGGTAATGGCTCTTTGACCAATGACTTGGCAGGTACGTTCTCAAAAACAGAATGGGACCAAGATGCAGGTATCAATGCTTCTGACTTGTTGAGAGAAAAAGGATTGGTGAATACCTACTTTAATCAAGAAAGTAGAATCTATTTGGAACAAGCTGTTCCGAGAACCAAATTGACACTGAGCAATACTTTGACTATGGATCAATGGACTTTTTACTTGCGTAACACCTATTTTGGTGAAACTACGGAAGCGACTACTGCCAACATTTTTGATGCAGATTTGAATCTAACTGACGATTCTATCAATCCTTATTATGGTGGTAAAGTCGTAACAGATTTGAGTGTCGGTTATAGCTTTTCAGATGACTTGTCCCTCACCATAGGTGCAAACAATCTTTTGGATGTTTACCCAGATGAATCCGATCCTGCTTTCCAATCAGATGGTCGTTTCATTTACACACGCCGTTCGCCTCAGTTCAGCACAAATGGTCGTCATATCTTTGCAAGAGTATTGTTTACTTTGCAATAG